The Lycium barbarum isolate Lr01 chromosome 12, ASM1917538v2, whole genome shotgun sequence genome includes a region encoding these proteins:
- the LOC132622328 gene encoding cyclin-dependent protein kinase inhibitor SMR6, protein MGFSKKHQLVDGSKEENKMWVIAGIAFRPKLKSISTKPNKEEFEDEEEERSTTPTARDSRIPEKLPCPPAPVKRRPASTCHYNGAREFFNPPDLESVFIIRHVERANY, encoded by the coding sequence ATGGGATTTTCAAAGAAACATCAATTAGTAGATGGAAGCAAAGAAGAGAACAAAATGTGGGTAATTGCTGGAATAGCCTTTAGGCCTAAACTGAAATCAATATCCACAAAGCCAAATAAAGAAGAATttgaagacgaagaagaagaaaggtCAACAACTCCAACAGCAAGAGATTCAAGGATACCGGAAAAACTTCCATGTCCACCGGCTCCGGTGAAGCGACGGCCAGCATCTACGTGTCATTATAATGGTGCTAGAGAGTTCTTTAATCCACCAGATCTTGAATCTGTGTTTATTATTCGACATGTGGAGAGAGCAAATTATTAG